One Onychostoma macrolepis isolate SWU-2019 chromosome 15, ASM1243209v1, whole genome shotgun sequence DNA segment encodes these proteins:
- the tyr gene encoding tyrosinase produces MRLALVMSLPLLLFFIQFWSPSLQQFPRPCTTPDVLQSKRCCPVWLGDGSVCGSLSGRGFCQDVTVSDLPDGPQYPHSGLDDRERWPLVFYNQTCQCAGNYMGFDCSECKFGYFGANCGERRESVRRNIFQLSVSERQRFISYLNLAKTTISPDYVIATGTYAQMNNGSTPLFADISVYDLFIWMHYYVSRDALLGGPGNVWVDIDFAHESAAFLPWHRVYLLFWEHEIRKLTGDFNFTIPYWDWRDAQDCQVCTDELMGARSPLNPNLISPSSVFSSWKVICSQPEDYNQREVLCDGSPEGPLLRNPGNHDRNRVPRLPTSADVESVLSLTDYETGLMDRRANMSFRNALEGFASPETGLAVTGQSLMHNSLHVFMNGSMSSVQGSANDPIFLLHHAFIDSIFEQWLRRHQPPRTHYPTANAPIGHNGGYYMVPFIPLYRNGDYFLSTKALGYEYAYLQDPSQRFVQEFLTPYLEQARQIWRWLLAAGILGAAVAGIIVAIIAVVFRRRPKRRKSYGERQPLLNSSEEEGSTSYQTTL; encoded by the exons ATGCGTCTGGCTCTCGTCATGTCTCTCCCTCTGCTTCTGTTCTTCATTCAGTTCTGGAGTCCGTCTCTCCAGCAGTTTCCTCGGCCGTGCACCACACCGGACGTCCTGCAGAGCAAGCGCTGCTGTCCGGTCTGGCTGGGCGACGGTTCGGTGTGCGGCTCCCTGTCGGGTCGAGGCTTCTGCCAGGACGTCACGGTCTCTGATCTTCCCGACGGGCCGCAGTACCCACATTCAGGCCTGGACGACCGCGAGCGCTGGCCTCTGGTGTTCTACAACCAAACCTGCCAGTGCGCCGGAAACTACATGGGCTTCGACTGCAGCGAGTGTAAGTTCGGTTACTTCGGTGCCAACTGCGGGGAACGACGGGAATCTGTGCGCAGAAACATCTTCCAGTTATCCGTGTCTGAAAGGCAAAGGTTCATCTCATACCTCAATCTCGCCAAAACTACCATCAGCCCCGATTATGTGATCGCGACGGGCACGTATGCGCAGATGAACAACGGCTCGACGCCCCTGTTCGCCGACATCAGCGTGTACGATCTGTTCATCTGGATGCATTATTACGTGTCCCGTGACGCGCTGCTCGGGGGTCCCGGGAATGTGTGGGTCGACATTGACTTTGCGCACGAATCGGCCGCGTTTCTGCCCTGGCATCGCGTTTACCTGCTGTTCTGGGAGCACGAGATCCGGAAGCTGACCGGTGACTTTAACTTCACCATCCCGTACTGGGACTGGCGCGATGCGCAGGACTGTCAGGTGTGCACGGATGAGCTGATGGGGGCGCGCAGTCCTCTCAACCCCAACCTGATCAGCCCGTCCTCGGTGTTCTCCTCCTGGAAG GTGATCTGTTCACAACCCGAAGACTACAACCAGCGTGAGGTTTTGTGTGACGGGTCTCCAGAGGGGCCGTTACTGCGTAACCCAGGAAACCACGACCGAAACCGTGTCCCGCGGCTGCCCACCTCTGCAGACGTGGAGTCAGTGCTGAGTCTAACAGACTACGAGACGGGCCTGATGGACAGACGCGCCAACATGAGCTTCAGGAACGCTCTGGAAG GATTTGCGAGTCCTGAGACGGGGCTGGCAGTAACGGGTCAGAGCTTGATGCACAACTCCTTACACGTCTTCATGAACGGATCCATGTCTTCAGTGCAGGGATCTGCCAACGACCCCATCTTCCTTCTACATCATGCCTTTATCGACAG CATCTTTGAGCAATGGCTGAGGAGACACCAGCCTCCCCGCACACACTACCCGACCGCCAACGCCCCGATCGGACACAACGGCGGCTATTACATGGTCCCCTTCATCCCTCTCTACAGAAATGGAGATTATTTCCTCTCGACTAAAGCTCTGGGTTATGAATATGCATATTTACAGGACCCAA GTCAGCGGTTTGTGCAGGAGTTTCTGACACCGTATCTAGAGCAAGCTCGGCAGATCTGGCGCTGGCTGCTGGCCGCAGGGATCCTCGGGGCGGCTGTGGCAGGAATTATTGTAGCTATTATCGCCGTGGTGTTTCGCAGACGGCCGAAGAGGAGAAAGTCATACGGGGAGAGACAGCCGCTGCTGAACAGCAGCGAAGAAGAGGGATCGACTTCATATCAGACTACACTGTGA